In one Mustela lutreola isolate mMusLut2 chromosome 8, mMusLut2.pri, whole genome shotgun sequence genomic region, the following are encoded:
- the ASIC1 gene encoding acid-sensing ion channel 1 isoform X5 encodes MRSSWKSCRTRPISEASSPSPSTCVSSTTAQGTTFETCCSPATSGGRSAARKTSRWKPPEKMPIQIFCSVSFSSGEEAPGPLGDVWGPHWQRRHNSESEEEEDEKETEAVTKEAREGDSPVDLVAFANSCTLHGASHIFVEGGPGLRQALWAVAFVLALGAFLCQVGDRVAYYLSYPHVTLLDEVATTELAFPAVTLCNTNAVRLSQLSYPDLLYLAPMLGLDESDDPGVPLAPPGPEAFSGEPFNLYRFYNRSCHRLEDMLLYCSYCGGPCGPHNFSVVFTRYGKCYTFNSGRDGRPRLKTMKGGTGNGLEIMLDIQQDEYLPVWGETDETSFEAGIKVQIHSQDEPPFIDQLGFGVAPGFQTFVSCQEQRQLIYLPPPWGTCKAVTMDSDFFDSYSITACRIDCETRYLVENCNCRMVHMPGDAPYCTPEQYKECADPALDFLVEKDQEYCVCEMPCNLTRYGKELSMVKIPSKASAKYLAKKFNKSEQYIGENILVLDIFFEVLNYETIEQKKAYEIAGLLGDIGGQMGLFIGASILTVLELFDYAYEVIKHKLCRRGKCQKEAKRSSADKGVALSLDDVKRHNPCESLRGHPAGMTYAANILPHHPARGTFEDFTC; translated from the exons ATGAGAAGCAGCTGGAAATCCTGCAGGACAAGGCCAATTTCCGAAGCTTCAAGCCCAAGCCCTTCAACATGCGTGAGTTCTACGACCGCGCAGGGCACGACATTCGAGACATGCTGCTCTCCTGCCACTTCCGGGGGGAGGTCTGCAGCGCGGAAGACTTCAAGGTG GAAGCCCCCGGAGAAGATGCCCATCCAGATCTTCTGCTCTGTGTCCTTCTCCTCTGGAGAGGAGGCCCCAGGGCCCTTGGGAGATGTTTGGGGTCCCCACTGGCAGCGGCGGCACAACTCAGAatcagaagaggaggaagacgaGAAAGAAACGGAGGCAGTGACAAAGGAGGCCCGAGAGGGGGATTCGCCCGTGGATTTGGTGGCCTTTGCCAACAGCTGCACCCTGCACGGCGCCAGCCACATCTTCGTGGAGGGGGGTCCGGGGCTGAGGCAGGCCCTGTGGGCAGTGGCCTTTGTCCTCGCTCTGGGTGCCTTCTTGTGCCAGGTGGGGGACCGCGTCGCCTATTACCTCAGCTACCCGCACGTGACTCTGCTAGACGAGGTGGCCACCACGGAGCTGGCCTTCCCGGCCGTCACCCTCTGCAACACTAATGCCGTGCGCCTGTCCCAGCTCAGCTACCCTGACTTGCTCTACCTGGCCCCCATGCTGGGGCTGGATGAAAGTGATGACCCTGGGGTGCCCCTTGCCCCACCGGGGCCCGAGGCCTTCTCCGGGGAGCCCTTCAACCTGTACCGCTTCTATAATCGCTCCTGCCACCGGCTGGAGGACATGCTGCTGTATTGCTCCTACTGCGGGGGGCCCTGTGGCCCTCACAACTTCTCAGTG GTCTTCACGAGGTATGGCAAGTGCTACACGTTCAACTCGGGCCGAGACGGGCGTCCGCGGCTGAAGACCATGAAGGGTGGGACTGGCAATGGGCTGGAGATCATGCTGGACATCCAGCAGGATGAGTACCTGCCTGTATGGGGAGAGACTG ATGAGACGTCCTTCGAAGCGGGCATCAAAGTGCAGATCCACAGTCAGGATGAACCTCCCTTCATCGACCAGCTGGGCTTTGGTGTGGCCCCAGGGTTCCAGACCTTTGTGTCCTGCCAGGAGCAGCGG CAGCTCATCTACCTGCCCCCGCCCTGGGGCACCTGCAAAGCTGTCACCATGGACTCGGATTTCTTCGACTCCTACAGCATTACTGCCTGCCGCATCGACTGTGAGACACGCTACCTGGTGGAGAACTGTAACTGTCGTATGGTGCACATGCCAG GGGATGCCCCATACTGCACCCCAGAACAATACAAGGAGTGCGCGGATCCTGCTCTGG ACTTCCTGGTGGAGAAGGACCAGGAGTACTGTGTGTGTGAAATGCCCTGCAACCTAACCCGCTATGGCAAGGAGCTGTCCATGGTCAAGATCCCCAGCAAAGCATCAGCCAAGTACCTGGCCAAGAAGTTCAACAAGTCTGAGCAGTACATAGG GGAGAACATCCTGGTGCTGGACATTTTCTTTGAAGTCCTCAACTATGAGACTATTGAGCAGAAGAAGGCCTATGAAAttgcagggctcctgg gtgACATCGGGGGCCAGATGGGGCTGTTCATTGGGGCCAGCATCCTGACGGTACTGGAGCTCTTTGACTACGCCTATGAG GTCATTAAGCACAAGCTGTGCAGAAGAGGAAAGTGCCAGAAGGAGGCCAAAAGGAGCAGCGCCGACAAGGGCGTGGCCCTTAGCCTGGATGACGTCAAAAGACAT AACCCGTGTGAGAGCCTCCGGGGCCACCCCGCTGGGATGACCTACGCTGCCAACATCCTACCTCACCATCCGGCCCGAGGCACTTTTGAGGACTTTACCTGCTGA
- the ASIC1 gene encoding acid-sensing ion channel 1 isoform X3, translating into MPIQIFCSVSFSSGEEAPGPLGDVWGPHWQRRHNSESEEEEDEKETEAVTKEAREGDSPVDLVAFANSCTLHGASHIFVEGGPGLRQALWAVAFVLALGAFLCQVGDRVAYYLSYPHVTLLDEVATTELAFPAVTLCNTNAVRLSQLSYPDLLYLAPMLGLDESDDPGVPLAPPGPEAFSGEPFNLYRFYNRSCHRLEDMLLYCSYCGGPCGPHNFSVVFTRYGKCYTFNSGRDGRPRLKTMKGGTGNGLEIMLDIQQDEYLPVWGETDETSFEAGIKVQIHSQDEPPFIDQLGFGVAPGFQTFVSCQEQRLIYLPPPWGTCKAVTMDSDFFDSYSITACRIDCETRYLVENCNCRMVHMPGDAPYCTPEQYKECADPALDFLVEKDQEYCVCEMPCNLTRYGKELSMVKIPSKASAKYLAKKFNKSEQYIGENILVLDIFFEVLNYETIEQKKAYEIAGLLGDIGGQMGLFIGASILTVLELFDYAYEVIKHKLCRRGKCQKEAKRSSADKGVALSLDDVKRHNPCESLRGHPAGMTYAANILPHHPARGTFEDFTC; encoded by the exons ATGCCCATCCAGATCTTCTGCTCTGTGTCCTTCTCCTCTGGAGAGGAGGCCCCAGGGCCCTTGGGAGATGTTTGGGGTCCCCACTGGCAGCGGCGGCACAACTCAGAatcagaagaggaggaagacgaGAAAGAAACGGAGGCAGTGACAAAGGAGGCCCGAGAGGGGGATTCGCCCGTGGATTTGGTGGCCTTTGCCAACAGCTGCACCCTGCACGGCGCCAGCCACATCTTCGTGGAGGGGGGTCCGGGGCTGAGGCAGGCCCTGTGGGCAGTGGCCTTTGTCCTCGCTCTGGGTGCCTTCTTGTGCCAGGTGGGGGACCGCGTCGCCTATTACCTCAGCTACCCGCACGTGACTCTGCTAGACGAGGTGGCCACCACGGAGCTGGCCTTCCCGGCCGTCACCCTCTGCAACACTAATGCCGTGCGCCTGTCCCAGCTCAGCTACCCTGACTTGCTCTACCTGGCCCCCATGCTGGGGCTGGATGAAAGTGATGACCCTGGGGTGCCCCTTGCCCCACCGGGGCCCGAGGCCTTCTCCGGGGAGCCCTTCAACCTGTACCGCTTCTATAATCGCTCCTGCCACCGGCTGGAGGACATGCTGCTGTATTGCTCCTACTGCGGGGGGCCCTGTGGCCCTCACAACTTCTCAGTG GTCTTCACGAGGTATGGCAAGTGCTACACGTTCAACTCGGGCCGAGACGGGCGTCCGCGGCTGAAGACCATGAAGGGTGGGACTGGCAATGGGCTGGAGATCATGCTGGACATCCAGCAGGATGAGTACCTGCCTGTATGGGGAGAGACTG ATGAGACGTCCTTCGAAGCGGGCATCAAAGTGCAGATCCACAGTCAGGATGAACCTCCCTTCATCGACCAGCTGGGCTTTGGTGTGGCCCCAGGGTTCCAGACCTTTGTGTCCTGCCAGGAGCAGCGG CTCATCTACCTGCCCCCGCCCTGGGGCACCTGCAAAGCTGTCACCATGGACTCGGATTTCTTCGACTCCTACAGCATTACTGCCTGCCGCATCGACTGTGAGACACGCTACCTGGTGGAGAACTGTAACTGTCGTATGGTGCACATGCCAG GGGATGCCCCATACTGCACCCCAGAACAATACAAGGAGTGCGCGGATCCTGCTCTGG ACTTCCTGGTGGAGAAGGACCAGGAGTACTGTGTGTGTGAAATGCCCTGCAACCTAACCCGCTATGGCAAGGAGCTGTCCATGGTCAAGATCCCCAGCAAAGCATCAGCCAAGTACCTGGCCAAGAAGTTCAACAAGTCTGAGCAGTACATAGG GGAGAACATCCTGGTGCTGGACATTTTCTTTGAAGTCCTCAACTATGAGACTATTGAGCAGAAGAAGGCCTATGAAAttgcagggctcctgg gtgACATCGGGGGCCAGATGGGGCTGTTCATTGGGGCCAGCATCCTGACGGTACTGGAGCTCTTTGACTACGCCTATGAG GTCATTAAGCACAAGCTGTGCAGAAGAGGAAAGTGCCAGAAGGAGGCCAAAAGGAGCAGCGCCGACAAGGGCGTGGCCCTTAGCCTGGATGACGTCAAAAGACAT AACCCGTGTGAGAGCCTCCGGGGCCACCCCGCTGGGATGACCTACGCTGCCAACATCCTACCTCACCATCCGGCCCGAGGCACTTTTGAGGACTTTACCTGCTGA
- the ASIC1 gene encoding acid-sensing ion channel 1 isoform X2, with product MAKWREITTSNQRKEEKRMVRGPGETERIPSVRMELKAEEEEVGGVQPVSIQAFASSSTLHGLAHIFSYERLSLKRALWALCFLGSLAVLLCVCTERVQYYFHYHHVTKLDEVAASQLTFPAVTLCNLNEFRFSQVSKNDLYHAGELLALLNNRYEIPDTQMADEKQLEILQDKANFRSFKPKPFNMREFYDRAGHDIRDMLLSCHFRGEVCSAEDFKVVFTRYGKCYTFNSGRDGRPRLKTMKGGTGNGLEIMLDIQQDEYLPVWGETDETSFEAGIKVQIHSQDEPPFIDQLGFGVAPGFQTFVSCQEQRLIYLPPPWGTCKAVTMDSDFFDSYSITACRIDCETRYLVENCNCRMVHMPGDAPYCTPEQYKECADPALDFLVEKDQEYCVCEMPCNLTRYGKELSMVKIPSKASAKYLAKKFNKSEQYIGENILVLDIFFEVLNYETIEQKKAYEIAGLLGDIGGQMGLFIGASILTVLELFDYAYEVIKHKLCRRGKCQKEAKRSSADKGVALSLDDVKRHNPCESLRGHPAGMTYAANILPHHPARGTFEDFTC from the exons GATCCCCTCGGTCAGGATGGAACTGAAggccgaggaggaggaggtgggtggCGTCCAGCCGGTGAGCATCCAGGCCTTCGCCAGCAGCTCCACGCTGCACGGCCTGGCCCACATCTTCTCCTACGAGCGGCTGTCTCTGAAGCGGGCACTGTGGGCCCTGTGCTTCCTGGGCTCCCTGGCTGTGCTGCTGTGTGTGTGCACCGAGCGAGTGCAATACTACTTCCACTACCACCACGTCACCAAGCTCGATGAGGTGGCTGCCTCCCAGCTCACCTTCCCTGCTGTCACGCTGTGCAATCTCAACGAGTTCCGCTTTAGCCAAGTCTCCAAGAATGACCTGTACCACGCCGGGGAGCTGCTGGCCCTGCTCAACAACAG GTATGAGATACCAGACACGCAGATGGCAGATGAGAAGCAGCTGGAAATCCTGCAGGACAAGGCCAATTTCCGAAGCTTCAAGCCCAAGCCCTTCAACATGCGTGAGTTCTACGACCGCGCAGGGCACGACATTCGAGACATGCTGCTCTCCTGCCACTTCCGGGGGGAGGTCTGCAGCGCGGAAGACTTCAAGGTG GTCTTCACGAGGTATGGCAAGTGCTACACGTTCAACTCGGGCCGAGACGGGCGTCCGCGGCTGAAGACCATGAAGGGTGGGACTGGCAATGGGCTGGAGATCATGCTGGACATCCAGCAGGATGAGTACCTGCCTGTATGGGGAGAGACTG ATGAGACGTCCTTCGAAGCGGGCATCAAAGTGCAGATCCACAGTCAGGATGAACCTCCCTTCATCGACCAGCTGGGCTTTGGTGTGGCCCCAGGGTTCCAGACCTTTGTGTCCTGCCAGGAGCAGCGG CTCATCTACCTGCCCCCGCCCTGGGGCACCTGCAAAGCTGTCACCATGGACTCGGATTTCTTCGACTCCTACAGCATTACTGCCTGCCGCATCGACTGTGAGACACGCTACCTGGTGGAGAACTGTAACTGTCGTATGGTGCACATGCCAG GGGATGCCCCATACTGCACCCCAGAACAATACAAGGAGTGCGCGGATCCTGCTCTGG ACTTCCTGGTGGAGAAGGACCAGGAGTACTGTGTGTGTGAAATGCCCTGCAACCTAACCCGCTATGGCAAGGAGCTGTCCATGGTCAAGATCCCCAGCAAAGCATCAGCCAAGTACCTGGCCAAGAAGTTCAACAAGTCTGAGCAGTACATAGG GGAGAACATCCTGGTGCTGGACATTTTCTTTGAAGTCCTCAACTATGAGACTATTGAGCAGAAGAAGGCCTATGAAAttgcagggctcctgg gtgACATCGGGGGCCAGATGGGGCTGTTCATTGGGGCCAGCATCCTGACGGTACTGGAGCTCTTTGACTACGCCTATGAG GTCATTAAGCACAAGCTGTGCAGAAGAGGAAAGTGCCAGAAGGAGGCCAAAAGGAGCAGCGCCGACAAGGGCGTGGCCCTTAGCCTGGATGACGTCAAAAGACAT AACCCGTGTGAGAGCCTCCGGGGCCACCCCGCTGGGATGACCTACGCTGCCAACATCCTACCTCACCATCCGGCCCGAGGCACTTTTGAGGACTTTACCTGCTGA
- the ASIC1 gene encoding acid-sensing ion channel 1 isoform X4 codes for MELKAEEEEVGGVQPVSIQAFASSSTLHGLAHIFSYERLSLKRALWALCFLGSLAVLLCVCTERVQYYFHYHHVTKLDEVAASQLTFPAVTLCNLNEFRFSQVSKNDLYHAGELLALLNNRYEIPDTQMADEKQLEILQDKANFRSFKPKPFNMREFYDRAGHDIRDMLLSCHFRGEVCSAEDFKVVFTRYGKCYTFNSGRDGRPRLKTMKGGTGNGLEIMLDIQQDEYLPVWGETDETSFEAGIKVQIHSQDEPPFIDQLGFGVAPGFQTFVSCQEQRQLIYLPPPWGTCKAVTMDSDFFDSYSITACRIDCETRYLVENCNCRMVHMPGDAPYCTPEQYKECADPALDFLVEKDQEYCVCEMPCNLTRYGKELSMVKIPSKASAKYLAKKFNKSEQYIGENILVLDIFFEVLNYETIEQKKAYEIAGLLGDIGGQMGLFIGASILTVLELFDYAYEVIKHKLCRRGKCQKEAKRSSADKGVALSLDDVKRHNPCESLRGHPAGMTYAANILPHHPARGTFEDFTC; via the exons ATGGAACTGAAggccgaggaggaggaggtgggtggCGTCCAGCCGGTGAGCATCCAGGCCTTCGCCAGCAGCTCCACGCTGCACGGCCTGGCCCACATCTTCTCCTACGAGCGGCTGTCTCTGAAGCGGGCACTGTGGGCCCTGTGCTTCCTGGGCTCCCTGGCTGTGCTGCTGTGTGTGTGCACCGAGCGAGTGCAATACTACTTCCACTACCACCACGTCACCAAGCTCGATGAGGTGGCTGCCTCCCAGCTCACCTTCCCTGCTGTCACGCTGTGCAATCTCAACGAGTTCCGCTTTAGCCAAGTCTCCAAGAATGACCTGTACCACGCCGGGGAGCTGCTGGCCCTGCTCAACAACAG GTATGAGATACCAGACACGCAGATGGCAGATGAGAAGCAGCTGGAAATCCTGCAGGACAAGGCCAATTTCCGAAGCTTCAAGCCCAAGCCCTTCAACATGCGTGAGTTCTACGACCGCGCAGGGCACGACATTCGAGACATGCTGCTCTCCTGCCACTTCCGGGGGGAGGTCTGCAGCGCGGAAGACTTCAAGGTG GTCTTCACGAGGTATGGCAAGTGCTACACGTTCAACTCGGGCCGAGACGGGCGTCCGCGGCTGAAGACCATGAAGGGTGGGACTGGCAATGGGCTGGAGATCATGCTGGACATCCAGCAGGATGAGTACCTGCCTGTATGGGGAGAGACTG ATGAGACGTCCTTCGAAGCGGGCATCAAAGTGCAGATCCACAGTCAGGATGAACCTCCCTTCATCGACCAGCTGGGCTTTGGTGTGGCCCCAGGGTTCCAGACCTTTGTGTCCTGCCAGGAGCAGCGG CAGCTCATCTACCTGCCCCCGCCCTGGGGCACCTGCAAAGCTGTCACCATGGACTCGGATTTCTTCGACTCCTACAGCATTACTGCCTGCCGCATCGACTGTGAGACACGCTACCTGGTGGAGAACTGTAACTGTCGTATGGTGCACATGCCAG GGGATGCCCCATACTGCACCCCAGAACAATACAAGGAGTGCGCGGATCCTGCTCTGG ACTTCCTGGTGGAGAAGGACCAGGAGTACTGTGTGTGTGAAATGCCCTGCAACCTAACCCGCTATGGCAAGGAGCTGTCCATGGTCAAGATCCCCAGCAAAGCATCAGCCAAGTACCTGGCCAAGAAGTTCAACAAGTCTGAGCAGTACATAGG GGAGAACATCCTGGTGCTGGACATTTTCTTTGAAGTCCTCAACTATGAGACTATTGAGCAGAAGAAGGCCTATGAAAttgcagggctcctgg gtgACATCGGGGGCCAGATGGGGCTGTTCATTGGGGCCAGCATCCTGACGGTACTGGAGCTCTTTGACTACGCCTATGAG GTCATTAAGCACAAGCTGTGCAGAAGAGGAAAGTGCCAGAAGGAGGCCAAAAGGAGCAGCGCCGACAAGGGCGTGGCCCTTAGCCTGGATGACGTCAAAAGACAT AACCCGTGTGAGAGCCTCCGGGGCCACCCCGCTGGGATGACCTACGCTGCCAACATCCTACCTCACCATCCGGCCCGAGGCACTTTTGAGGACTTTACCTGCTGA
- the ASIC1 gene encoding acid-sensing ion channel 1 isoform X6, protein MDQLQAGIWRFWPLSLRQARKYRTWDNEGVNQASSEQRVFTRYGKCYTFNSGRDGRPRLKTMKGGTGNGLEIMLDIQQDEYLPVWGETDETSFEAGIKVQIHSQDEPPFIDQLGFGVAPGFQTFVSCQEQRQLIYLPPPWGTCKAVTMDSDFFDSYSITACRIDCETRYLVENCNCRMVHMPGDAPYCTPEQYKECADPALDFLVEKDQEYCVCEMPCNLTRYGKELSMVKIPSKASAKYLAKKFNKSEQYIGENILVLDIFFEVLNYETIEQKKAYEIAGLLGDIGGQMGLFIGASILTVLELFDYAYEVIKHKLCRRGKCQKEAKRSSADKGVALSLDDVKRHNPCESLRGHPAGMTYAANILPHHPARGTFEDFTC, encoded by the exons ATGGACCAGCTGCAGGCAGGGATCTGGAGGTTTTGGCCACTGAGCCTCAGGCAGGCCAGGAAATACAGAACATGGGATAACGAAGGAGTCAACCAGGCTTCCTCTGAACAGAGG GTCTTCACGAGGTATGGCAAGTGCTACACGTTCAACTCGGGCCGAGACGGGCGTCCGCGGCTGAAGACCATGAAGGGTGGGACTGGCAATGGGCTGGAGATCATGCTGGACATCCAGCAGGATGAGTACCTGCCTGTATGGGGAGAGACTG ATGAGACGTCCTTCGAAGCGGGCATCAAAGTGCAGATCCACAGTCAGGATGAACCTCCCTTCATCGACCAGCTGGGCTTTGGTGTGGCCCCAGGGTTCCAGACCTTTGTGTCCTGCCAGGAGCAGCGG CAGCTCATCTACCTGCCCCCGCCCTGGGGCACCTGCAAAGCTGTCACCATGGACTCGGATTTCTTCGACTCCTACAGCATTACTGCCTGCCGCATCGACTGTGAGACACGCTACCTGGTGGAGAACTGTAACTGTCGTATGGTGCACATGCCAG GGGATGCCCCATACTGCACCCCAGAACAATACAAGGAGTGCGCGGATCCTGCTCTGG ACTTCCTGGTGGAGAAGGACCAGGAGTACTGTGTGTGTGAAATGCCCTGCAACCTAACCCGCTATGGCAAGGAGCTGTCCATGGTCAAGATCCCCAGCAAAGCATCAGCCAAGTACCTGGCCAAGAAGTTCAACAAGTCTGAGCAGTACATAGG GGAGAACATCCTGGTGCTGGACATTTTCTTTGAAGTCCTCAACTATGAGACTATTGAGCAGAAGAAGGCCTATGAAAttgcagggctcctgg gtgACATCGGGGGCCAGATGGGGCTGTTCATTGGGGCCAGCATCCTGACGGTACTGGAGCTCTTTGACTACGCCTATGAG GTCATTAAGCACAAGCTGTGCAGAAGAGGAAAGTGCCAGAAGGAGGCCAAAAGGAGCAGCGCCGACAAGGGCGTGGCCCTTAGCCTGGATGACGTCAAAAGACAT AACCCGTGTGAGAGCCTCCGGGGCCACCCCGCTGGGATGACCTACGCTGCCAACATCCTACCTCACCATCCGGCCCGAGGCACTTTTGAGGACTTTACCTGCTGA
- the ASIC1 gene encoding acid-sensing ion channel 1 isoform X1: MAKWREITTSNQRKEEKRMVRGPGETERIPSVRMELKAEEEEVGGVQPVSIQAFASSSTLHGLAHIFSYERLSLKRALWALCFLGSLAVLLCVCTERVQYYFHYHHVTKLDEVAASQLTFPAVTLCNLNEFRFSQVSKNDLYHAGELLALLNNRYEIPDTQMADEKQLEILQDKANFRSFKPKPFNMREFYDRAGHDIRDMLLSCHFRGEVCSAEDFKVVFTRYGKCYTFNSGRDGRPRLKTMKGGTGNGLEIMLDIQQDEYLPVWGETDETSFEAGIKVQIHSQDEPPFIDQLGFGVAPGFQTFVSCQEQRQLIYLPPPWGTCKAVTMDSDFFDSYSITACRIDCETRYLVENCNCRMVHMPGDAPYCTPEQYKECADPALDFLVEKDQEYCVCEMPCNLTRYGKELSMVKIPSKASAKYLAKKFNKSEQYIGENILVLDIFFEVLNYETIEQKKAYEIAGLLGDIGGQMGLFIGASILTVLELFDYAYEVIKHKLCRRGKCQKEAKRSSADKGVALSLDDVKRHNPCESLRGHPAGMTYAANILPHHPARGTFEDFTC; this comes from the exons GATCCCCTCGGTCAGGATGGAACTGAAggccgaggaggaggaggtgggtggCGTCCAGCCGGTGAGCATCCAGGCCTTCGCCAGCAGCTCCACGCTGCACGGCCTGGCCCACATCTTCTCCTACGAGCGGCTGTCTCTGAAGCGGGCACTGTGGGCCCTGTGCTTCCTGGGCTCCCTGGCTGTGCTGCTGTGTGTGTGCACCGAGCGAGTGCAATACTACTTCCACTACCACCACGTCACCAAGCTCGATGAGGTGGCTGCCTCCCAGCTCACCTTCCCTGCTGTCACGCTGTGCAATCTCAACGAGTTCCGCTTTAGCCAAGTCTCCAAGAATGACCTGTACCACGCCGGGGAGCTGCTGGCCCTGCTCAACAACAG GTATGAGATACCAGACACGCAGATGGCAGATGAGAAGCAGCTGGAAATCCTGCAGGACAAGGCCAATTTCCGAAGCTTCAAGCCCAAGCCCTTCAACATGCGTGAGTTCTACGACCGCGCAGGGCACGACATTCGAGACATGCTGCTCTCCTGCCACTTCCGGGGGGAGGTCTGCAGCGCGGAAGACTTCAAGGTG GTCTTCACGAGGTATGGCAAGTGCTACACGTTCAACTCGGGCCGAGACGGGCGTCCGCGGCTGAAGACCATGAAGGGTGGGACTGGCAATGGGCTGGAGATCATGCTGGACATCCAGCAGGATGAGTACCTGCCTGTATGGGGAGAGACTG ATGAGACGTCCTTCGAAGCGGGCATCAAAGTGCAGATCCACAGTCAGGATGAACCTCCCTTCATCGACCAGCTGGGCTTTGGTGTGGCCCCAGGGTTCCAGACCTTTGTGTCCTGCCAGGAGCAGCGG CAGCTCATCTACCTGCCCCCGCCCTGGGGCACCTGCAAAGCTGTCACCATGGACTCGGATTTCTTCGACTCCTACAGCATTACTGCCTGCCGCATCGACTGTGAGACACGCTACCTGGTGGAGAACTGTAACTGTCGTATGGTGCACATGCCAG GGGATGCCCCATACTGCACCCCAGAACAATACAAGGAGTGCGCGGATCCTGCTCTGG ACTTCCTGGTGGAGAAGGACCAGGAGTACTGTGTGTGTGAAATGCCCTGCAACCTAACCCGCTATGGCAAGGAGCTGTCCATGGTCAAGATCCCCAGCAAAGCATCAGCCAAGTACCTGGCCAAGAAGTTCAACAAGTCTGAGCAGTACATAGG GGAGAACATCCTGGTGCTGGACATTTTCTTTGAAGTCCTCAACTATGAGACTATTGAGCAGAAGAAGGCCTATGAAAttgcagggctcctgg gtgACATCGGGGGCCAGATGGGGCTGTTCATTGGGGCCAGCATCCTGACGGTACTGGAGCTCTTTGACTACGCCTATGAG GTCATTAAGCACAAGCTGTGCAGAAGAGGAAAGTGCCAGAAGGAGGCCAAAAGGAGCAGCGCCGACAAGGGCGTGGCCCTTAGCCTGGATGACGTCAAAAGACAT AACCCGTGTGAGAGCCTCCGGGGCCACCCCGCTGGGATGACCTACGCTGCCAACATCCTACCTCACCATCCGGCCCGAGGCACTTTTGAGGACTTTACCTGCTGA